From Streptomyces sp. NBC_00775, one genomic window encodes:
- a CDS encoding cytochrome P450 — protein sequence MTEPAATDHVTTGPIAFPQDRTCPYHPPTAYDPLREARPLSRISLFDGRGVWVVTGHTTARELLSDPRLSSDRTRPAFPSPTERFAAARNRRVALLGLDDPEHHTQRRMLVPSFTLKRTAALRPRIQETVDRLLDRMAAQGPPAELVNAFALPVPSMVICALLGVPYTDHDFFEEQSRRLLRGPAAADIENARDQLDTYFESLIDRKQKDPGDGLLDELIHDQLREGTVDRQELISLATILLVAGHETTANMISLGTFTLLRHPEQLAELRADPTLMPAAVEELLRFLSIADGLLRVATEDIEVAGKTIRADEGVVFSTSVINRDEHTFAEPDALDWHRPARHHVAFGFGIHQCLGQNLARAEMEIALLSLFDRFPGLRLAAPVDAIPFKPGDTIQGMLELPVTW from the coding sequence ATGACAGAGCCCGCCGCGACAGACCATGTCACGACAGGGCCGATCGCCTTCCCCCAGGACCGTACGTGTCCCTACCACCCGCCCACCGCCTACGATCCGTTGCGCGAGGCGCGCCCGCTCTCGCGGATCTCCCTGTTCGACGGGCGCGGCGTGTGGGTGGTCACCGGCCACACCACCGCCCGTGAACTCCTCTCCGACCCGCGGTTGTCGTCGGACCGCACCCGGCCCGCGTTCCCGTCGCCCACGGAGCGGTTCGCCGCGGCCCGCAACCGCCGTGTCGCGCTGCTCGGCCTCGACGACCCCGAGCACCACACCCAACGCCGCATGCTGGTCCCGAGCTTCACCCTCAAACGGACCGCCGCGCTGCGCCCGCGCATCCAGGAGACCGTCGACCGGCTCCTCGACCGGATGGCGGCGCAGGGCCCGCCGGCCGAGCTGGTCAACGCCTTCGCGCTGCCCGTGCCCTCCATGGTGATCTGCGCCCTGCTCGGCGTCCCGTACACCGACCACGACTTCTTCGAGGAACAGTCCCGCAGACTGCTGCGCGGTCCTGCCGCGGCCGACATCGAGAACGCACGCGACCAACTGGACACGTACTTCGAGTCGTTGATCGACCGCAAGCAGAAGGATCCCGGGGACGGACTCCTCGACGAGCTCATCCACGATCAGCTGCGCGAGGGGACGGTGGACCGTCAGGAACTGATCTCGCTGGCGACGATCCTGCTCGTCGCCGGGCACGAGACGACGGCGAACATGATCTCGCTCGGCACCTTCACCCTGCTGAGGCATCCGGAGCAGCTGGCCGAACTGCGGGCCGATCCGACGCTGATGCCCGCCGCCGTCGAGGAGTTGCTGCGCTTCCTCTCCATCGCCGACGGGCTGCTGCGCGTGGCCACCGAGGACATCGAGGTGGCCGGGAAGACCATCCGCGCCGACGAGGGCGTCGTCTTCTCCACCTCCGTCATCAACCGCGACGAGCACACCTTCGCAGAACCGGACGCCCTGGACTGGCACCGCCCGGCCCGCCATCACGTGGCGTTCGGCTTCGGCATCCACCAGTGCCTCGGCCAGAACCTCGCCCGGGCCGAGATGGAGATCGCGCTGCTGTCGCTCTTCGACCGGTTCCCCGGGCTGCGGCTCGCCGCACCGGTGGACGCCATCCCGTTCAAACCCGGCGACACGATCCAGGGGATGCTGGAACTCCCCGTGACCTGGTAA
- a CDS encoding ABC transporter permease, whose amino-acid sequence MSTVTVTDSPAPAPVRAARPEYKVTGRRVLRSEWAKLWSLRSTWITLGLGLLFLIAFGVIAAAHYKSELNSGHPLRPDDASATALSLSVFGTNFAQLALGVLGVLVTAGEYSTGMIRSTLAAVPRRLPVLWSKAGVFGLVALVVSTIGVFVAFLIAGGIVSGTPAALSLSHSGVVRSLLGAGLYLGLVGVIGTALGALLRSVAGGISVLVASLMLIPGLISLLPSSWQDNISPYLPSNAGESMFALTHDSTALSPTAGLLVFLGWTVLALAGAAYRLVRTDA is encoded by the coding sequence ATGAGCACCGTCACCGTCACCGACAGCCCCGCGCCCGCACCCGTGCGGGCGGCACGTCCGGAGTACAAGGTCACCGGGCGTCGGGTGCTGCGCTCCGAGTGGGCGAAGCTGTGGTCGCTTCGCTCCACCTGGATCACCCTCGGTCTGGGGCTGCTGTTCCTGATCGCGTTCGGCGTGATCGCCGCCGCGCACTACAAGTCCGAGCTCAACTCCGGTCATCCGCTGCGTCCGGACGACGCCTCGGCCACCGCGCTGAGCCTGTCCGTGTTCGGCACGAACTTCGCGCAACTGGCGCTCGGCGTCCTGGGCGTGCTGGTCACCGCCGGTGAGTACTCGACCGGCATGATCCGCTCGACGCTGGCCGCCGTCCCGCGCCGCCTTCCGGTGCTGTGGTCCAAGGCGGGGGTGTTCGGCCTGGTCGCCCTCGTCGTCTCCACCATCGGCGTCTTCGTCGCGTTCCTGATCGCCGGCGGCATCGTCTCCGGTACCCCCGCGGCCCTCTCGCTCTCCCACTCCGGCGTCGTCCGCAGCCTGCTGGGCGCGGGCCTCTACCTGGGTCTGGTCGGCGTGATCGGCACCGCCCTGGGCGCGCTGCTCCGCTCGGTCGCCGGCGGCATCTCGGTCCTGGTCGCCTCGCTGATGCTGATCCCCGGCCTGATCTCGCTGCTGCCCAGCTCGTGGCAGGACAACATCAGCCCGTACCTGCCCAGCAACGCGGGCGAGTCGATGTTCGCGCTGACCCACGACTCGACGGCCCTGTCGCCCACCGCCGGGCTCCTGGTCTTCCTCGGCTGGACCGTGCTCGCGCTGGCGGGCGCCGCCTACCGCCTCGTACGCACCGACGCCTGA
- a CDS encoding flavoprotein produces the protein MSEHAEKPFLYVVVCAAGIAEDISKLITAAQERNWEVGVIATPQGLGFIDATAVEAQTGRPIRSAWRSPGDPRPFPAPDAVAVAPATFNTVNKWAAGISDTLALGTLCEAYGLGVPIAVLPCVNEALATHPAYHASIERLSGMGVRFGDPYSGEPQQDGGRREFHWERVLDLLTPGT, from the coding sequence GTGAGTGAACACGCCGAGAAGCCCTTCCTCTACGTCGTCGTCTGCGCGGCCGGCATCGCTGAGGACATCAGCAAACTGATCACCGCGGCCCAGGAGCGGAACTGGGAGGTCGGTGTCATCGCCACCCCCCAGGGCCTCGGCTTCATCGACGCGACGGCCGTCGAGGCGCAGACCGGACGCCCCATCCGGTCCGCCTGGCGGTCCCCGGGCGACCCGCGCCCCTTCCCGGCCCCCGACGCGGTGGCCGTCGCACCGGCCACCTTCAACACCGTCAACAAATGGGCGGCCGGCATATCCGACACCCTCGCCCTGGGAACGCTGTGCGAGGCGTACGGCCTCGGTGTCCCGATCGCCGTACTGCCCTGCGTGAACGAGGCGTTGGCGACCCACCCCGCCTACCACGCGAGCATCGAGCGGCTGAGCGGGATGGGCGTCCGGTTCGGTGACCCGTACTCCGGGGAGCCGCAACAGGACGGCGGGCGACGGGAGTTCCACTGGGAACGGGTGCTGGACCTGCTCACCCCCGGCACGTGA
- a CDS encoding IS3 family transposase, translated as MRHVHQDSDGAYGVPQITAELRDDGRAVNHQRVARVVRTIGLTGVRLRRRHRTTVPAPSVSPSSSPGPGPTPSRRPAHPQVAPAGSLIVALRRLKKFVVAIQRMSAASCCSS; from the coding sequence ATACGTCACGTGCACCAGGACTCGGACGGCGCCTACGGCGTCCCGCAGATCACCGCCGAACTCCGCGACGACGGCCGGGCGGTGAACCACCAGCGCGTCGCCCGCGTCGTGCGGACCATCGGGCTCACCGGAGTGCGCCTGCGCCGCAGGCATCGGACGACGGTCCCGGCCCCGTCCGTCAGCCCGAGTTCCAGCCCTGGTCCCGGGCCGACTCCGAGCAGGCGCCCGGCTCACCCCCAGGTGGCCCCCGCCGGCTCCTTGATCGTCGCGTTGAGACGGTTGAAGAAGTTCGTCGTCGCGATCCAGAGGATGAGCGCGGCGAGTTGCTGCTCGTCGTAG
- a CDS encoding LysE family transporter, translated as MTAALVAGLLAGYGIAMPVGAVATYLVSLTARTSLRIGACAALGVATADGLYALVAALGGSALAAVLQPILLPLRLASGLVLAALAIRGAVTACRQYRGRRLTARSGEDPPRPARAYLALLGITLLNPTTVIYFAALVLGSRTAEAVRPLEQGVFVLAAFAASASWQLLLAGGGALLGRTLTGRRGRLMTALASSVVITALAVRMLMGPQ; from the coding sequence GTGACCGCCGCGCTCGTCGCGGGGCTTCTCGCGGGCTATGGCATCGCCATGCCCGTCGGAGCGGTCGCGACCTACCTCGTCTCCCTCACCGCTCGTACATCCCTGCGGATCGGCGCATGCGCCGCGCTGGGCGTGGCGACCGCCGACGGGCTCTACGCCCTGGTCGCCGCGCTCGGCGGTTCCGCGCTCGCGGCCGTGCTGCAGCCGATACTGCTCCCGCTGCGCTTGGCGTCGGGACTGGTGCTGGCCGCGCTGGCGATCCGCGGCGCGGTCACCGCGTGCCGCCAGTACCGCGGGCGACGGCTCACCGCCCGCTCCGGCGAGGATCCGCCTCGCCCGGCGCGCGCCTATCTGGCACTGCTGGGGATCACCCTGCTCAACCCCACCACGGTGATCTACTTCGCGGCGCTGGTGCTCGGCAGCCGTACCGCCGAGGCGGTGCGCCCCCTGGAGCAAGGCGTGTTCGTCCTCGCCGCGTTCGCCGCGTCCGCGAGCTGGCAACTCCTGCTCGCCGGGGGCGGCGCGCTGCTCGGCCGGACCCTGACGGGGCGTCGGGGACGACTGATGACGGCGCTCGCGTCGAGCGTCGTGATCACGGCGCTGGCCGTACGGATGCTGATGGGCCCGCAATGA
- a CDS encoding DUF5990 family protein, which produces MRIRIDAVDLPGSTCPAPADAAFATYGNIHVAVQRRDRPAEVLEPHPGDAESATWTLDCTATTSPTGTDVTGPYVQNRLGRRFIYLSWGTVDESGVFTMFRRAKLMLDTIPAEVLAAAARDGLLVGRLGLTDTGGTPLCARVEPPRITWTAEAGD; this is translated from the coding sequence ATGCGCATCCGTATCGACGCCGTAGACCTGCCCGGTTCCACCTGCCCGGCCCCCGCCGACGCCGCCTTCGCCACGTACGGCAACATCCATGTCGCCGTACAACGCCGCGACCGTCCGGCCGAGGTCCTGGAACCGCACCCCGGCGACGCCGAGTCCGCGACCTGGACCCTGGACTGCACCGCGACCACCTCGCCGACCGGCACCGACGTGACGGGCCCCTACGTGCAGAACCGTCTGGGCCGCCGGTTCATCTACCTGTCGTGGGGGACGGTCGACGAGTCGGGCGTCTTCACGATGTTCCGCCGCGCCAAGCTGATGCTCGACACGATCCCCGCCGAGGTACTCGCCGCGGCCGCCCGCGACGGCCTGCTGGTCGGACGCCTCGGCCTGACCGACACCGGCGGTACACCTCTGTGCGCGCGGGTGGAGCCCCCGCGGATCACCTGGACCGCCGAGGCGGGCGACTAG
- a CDS encoding TetR/AcrR family transcriptional regulator: MDSTTARDQALTLAREQALDAAEELFYGRGIQTVGMDDIRGASGVSLKRLYQLFPAKERLVEAYLERRDVRWRQRLAEHVDRHGEPEERILAVFDWLGQWFAEPGFRGCAWINSYGELGTTSPVVTAQVTAHKEAFKDYLRGLVADAGLPSPLADQLYLLAEGAMVTAGITRSTETAGQAADAARVLMSRARTSGSRRKG, translated from the coding sequence ATGGACAGCACGACCGCCCGGGACCAGGCCCTCACCCTCGCCCGGGAACAGGCGCTCGACGCCGCGGAGGAGCTGTTCTACGGCCGCGGCATCCAGACCGTCGGCATGGACGACATCCGCGGCGCGTCAGGGGTGTCGCTCAAACGGCTCTACCAGCTGTTCCCCGCCAAGGAGCGGCTCGTCGAGGCGTATCTGGAGCGGCGCGATGTCCGGTGGCGGCAGCGGCTGGCCGAGCACGTCGACCGGCACGGGGAACCCGAGGAGCGGATCCTGGCGGTCTTCGACTGGCTCGGGCAGTGGTTCGCGGAGCCCGGCTTCCGGGGCTGCGCCTGGATCAACTCGTACGGGGAACTCGGCACCACCTCGCCCGTCGTCACTGCCCAGGTCACGGCGCACAAAGAGGCGTTCAAGGACTACCTGAGAGGCCTCGTGGCCGACGCCGGGCTTCCGTCCCCCCTCGCGGACCAGCTGTATCTGCTCGCCGAGGGCGCCATGGTCACCGCGGGCATCACGCGGAGCACGGAGACCGCCGGCCAGGCGGCCGACGCGGCGCGGGTACTGATGTCGAGGGCGAGGACGAGCGGGTCACGGCGTAAAGGGTGA
- a CDS encoding carboxymuconolactone decarboxylase family protein, protein MQARMKNPAMILPGAMEAIQGLYKATSKGGVPQQTLELVHLRASQINGCSACVDAGGRGGKKAGVTDERLWSVAAWREAPYYSDAERAALALAEEMTRLNDRSGDAVSDELWDEVADHYDEQQLAALILWIATTNFFNRLNATIKEPAGATWG, encoded by the coding sequence ATGCAGGCACGGATGAAGAACCCGGCGATGATCCTTCCTGGCGCCATGGAGGCCATCCAGGGTCTGTACAAGGCCACCTCCAAGGGCGGTGTCCCCCAGCAGACCCTGGAGCTCGTGCATCTGCGGGCCAGCCAGATCAACGGGTGCAGCGCCTGTGTCGACGCCGGTGGCCGGGGCGGGAAGAAGGCGGGTGTGACGGACGAGCGCCTGTGGTCCGTCGCGGCCTGGCGCGAGGCGCCGTACTACTCGGACGCCGAACGGGCCGCGCTGGCGCTGGCCGAGGAGATGACCCGGCTGAACGATCGTTCCGGCGACGCGGTCTCCGACGAGCTGTGGGACGAGGTCGCGGACCACTACGACGAGCAGCAACTCGCCGCGCTCATCCTCTGGATCGCGACGACGAACTTCTTCAACCGTCTCAACGCGACGATCAAGGAGCCGGCGGGGGCCACCTGGGGGTGA
- a CDS encoding nuclear transport factor 2 family protein yields the protein MTDRPPLPPFTRETAAQKVQAAEDAWNTRDPHKVSLAYSEDSVWRNRDTFVTGRAQIVELLTAKWAREREYALRKDLWAFDGNRIAVRFQYESLDADGQWWRSYGNELWEFDEHGLMTRREASINDVRIEEKERRIFGPRPEPERGDSFPVR from the coding sequence ATGACCGACCGTCCGCCCCTGCCCCCGTTCACCCGTGAGACCGCCGCCCAGAAGGTCCAGGCCGCCGAGGACGCCTGGAACACCCGCGATCCCCACAAGGTCTCGCTCGCCTACTCCGAGGACTCCGTCTGGCGCAACCGGGACACCTTCGTCACCGGCCGCGCCCAGATCGTGGAGCTCCTCACGGCGAAGTGGGCACGCGAGCGGGAGTACGCCCTGCGCAAGGACCTCTGGGCCTTCGACGGCAACCGCATCGCCGTCCGCTTCCAGTACGAGTCGCTCGACGCCGACGGCCAGTGGTGGCGGTCGTACGGCAATGAGCTGTGGGAGTTCGACGAGCACGGTCTGATGACGCGTCGGGAGGCCAGTATCAATGACGTACGGATCGAGGAGAAGGAGCGGCGGATCTTCGGCCCGCGGCCTGAGCCGGAGCGCGGGGACTCCTTCCCGGTGCGGTAG
- a CDS encoding ABC transporter ATP-binding protein yields MIEAQQLTKRYGEKTAVDRLDFVVKPGTVTGFLGPNGAGKSTTMRMIVGLDAPSGGSVTVNGKHYAQHTAPLQEVGALLEAKSIHPGRSAFDHLMAQAYTHGIPRRRVEEVIELTGLQSVAKKRAGAFSLGMGQRLGIAAALLGDPATIMLDEPVNGLDPEGVLWIRNLLTGLAADGRTVFVSSHLMSEMALVADHLIIVGRGRLLADTTVQDLVRQAGGDTVTVASDQSARLREVLAGPGVEITGEVGSEELHVTGLSARAIGLKAAEHGIPLFELSSRTVSLEQAFMDLTRDAVEYHATATIEAPGRAA; encoded by the coding sequence ATGATCGAGGCACAACAGCTGACGAAGCGGTACGGGGAGAAGACGGCGGTCGACCGGCTCGACTTCGTCGTCAAGCCCGGCACGGTCACCGGCTTTCTCGGCCCCAACGGCGCGGGCAAGTCCACCACCATGCGCATGATCGTCGGACTCGACGCACCGTCCGGCGGCAGCGTGACGGTCAACGGCAAGCACTACGCCCAGCACACCGCGCCGCTCCAGGAGGTCGGTGCGCTGCTGGAGGCCAAGTCGATCCACCCGGGCCGTTCCGCGTTCGACCACCTGATGGCGCAGGCCTACACCCACGGCATTCCGCGCCGCCGGGTGGAGGAGGTCATCGAGCTGACCGGGCTGCAGTCCGTGGCCAAGAAGCGCGCGGGCGCCTTCTCCCTCGGCATGGGCCAGCGCCTTGGCATCGCCGCGGCACTCCTCGGCGACCCGGCCACCATCATGCTCGACGAGCCGGTCAACGGGCTGGACCCCGAGGGCGTCCTGTGGATCCGCAACCTGCTGACCGGGCTCGCCGCGGACGGACGTACGGTCTTCGTCTCCTCCCACCTGATGAGCGAGATGGCGCTGGTCGCCGACCACCTGATCATCGTTGGACGCGGCCGCCTGCTGGCCGACACCACCGTGCAGGATCTGGTCCGGCAGGCCGGCGGAGACACCGTGACCGTGGCGTCCGACCAGTCGGCCCGCCTGCGCGAGGTGCTGGCCGGCCCCGGCGTGGAGATCACCGGTGAGGTCGGCTCCGAGGAACTGCACGTGACGGGTCTGTCCGCGCGGGCCATCGGCCTCAAGGCCGCCGAGCACGGCATCCCCCTGTTCGAGCTCAGCTCCCGGACCGTCTCCCTGGAGCAGGCCTTCATGGACCTGACCCGCGACGCCGTCGAGTACCACGCCACCGCCACCATCGAGGCCCCTGGGAGGGCGGCATGA
- a CDS encoding sensor histidine kinase, with the protein MSIDDTAHRTALSEPPFAEADLPWNHPLARRLSRLGRRLKQGDRNHPWILDAGVIAVVALMFCVPDLVHDGNRDRRGFDLQLTHLPWPGTVALQAGLVLPLLWRRRRPSLAFAVIAVVFFVQLALGVWLRADVALLIALYSLVLHGQLRRLPVACAVVAAALGLAAVRLAPEVHVLDALFFLFSTIIAAVALGLAVRIRRAQLAVLRDRATRLEIERDQRSKLAAAAERTRVAREMHDIVGHNLSVIITLADGGAYASDHSPERGKQALLLIGDTGRQALGELRRMLGVLREQTQTPTAPQLSPQPGIEDIDALCARIRAAGPQVVYRTGGELDTLDRGVQLTVYRIAQEALTNALKHAGHDTRVELAVSVKDTRLHIDVHDTGRGGGTVRPGPPQEEGHGLAGMRERAALYNGTVTAGPAPGGGWTVRATLDLTPLAGTDLTPPAATGGAV; encoded by the coding sequence ATGAGCATCGACGACACCGCCCACCGGACGGCACTCTCCGAGCCGCCCTTCGCGGAGGCGGACCTCCCGTGGAATCATCCCCTGGCCCGTCGGCTGTCCCGGCTCGGCCGACGGCTCAAGCAGGGCGACCGGAACCACCCGTGGATTCTGGACGCGGGGGTGATCGCGGTCGTGGCGCTGATGTTCTGCGTGCCGGACCTGGTGCACGACGGCAACCGCGACCGGCGTGGCTTCGACCTCCAGCTCACCCACCTGCCCTGGCCGGGAACCGTCGCGCTCCAGGCCGGACTGGTACTGCCCCTGCTGTGGCGGCGCAGAAGGCCGTCCCTCGCCTTCGCCGTGATCGCCGTCGTGTTCTTCGTTCAGCTGGCTCTGGGAGTCTGGCTGCGCGCCGACGTCGCCCTGCTGATCGCCCTCTACAGCCTGGTGCTGCACGGACAGCTCCGGCGACTGCCCGTGGCCTGCGCCGTCGTCGCCGCCGCCCTGGGGCTGGCCGCCGTCCGGCTGGCACCCGAAGTGCACGTCCTGGACGCGCTGTTCTTCCTGTTCAGCACCATCATCGCGGCGGTCGCGCTCGGTCTGGCGGTACGGATCCGGCGCGCCCAGCTCGCCGTCCTGCGCGACCGCGCGACCCGCCTGGAGATCGAACGCGACCAGCGCAGCAAGCTGGCCGCCGCCGCCGAACGCACCCGGGTGGCCCGCGAGATGCACGACATCGTCGGCCACAACCTCTCCGTCATCATCACGCTCGCCGACGGTGGCGCGTACGCGAGCGACCACTCCCCGGAACGCGGCAAACAGGCCCTGCTGCTCATCGGTGACACCGGGCGCCAGGCGCTGGGCGAACTGCGCCGCATGCTCGGCGTCCTGCGCGAGCAGACCCAGACCCCCACCGCGCCCCAGCTCAGCCCCCAGCCGGGCATCGAGGACATCGACGCCCTGTGCGCCCGGATCCGGGCCGCCGGCCCCCAGGTCGTCTACCGCACCGGCGGCGAACTGGACACCTTGGACCGCGGTGTCCAGCTGACCGTCTACCGCATCGCCCAGGAGGCCCTCACCAACGCCCTCAAGCACGCGGGCCACGACACCCGCGTCGAACTCGCGGTGAGCGTCAAGGACACGCGGCTGCACATCGACGTCCACGACACCGGCCGGGGCGGCGGTACCGTCCGTCCCGGGCCGCCCCAAGAGGAAGGACACGGACTCGCCGGCATGAGAGAACGCGCAGCCCTCTACAACGGCACCGTCACGGCGGGACCCGCCCCCGGCGGAGGCTGGACAGTGCGGGCCACCCTCGACCTCACCCCCCTGGCCGGGACCGACCTCACCCCACCGGCCGCCACGGGCGGTGCGGTGTGA
- a CDS encoding phospholipid carrier-dependent glycosyltransferase, producing MPTFIASRHVDRVPVSSAEPPRRFEWLRRHRRWLFVVAVVALLAEMAVAMVTTAVEQTPTIDEPVYVGTAVVYVQQHSLRYNPEHPPLGKLIIASGLVFAHPHLDAGFKGDQTALGRRVLYESGNDPWRVMWWARLPVIVLTLLFGLVVLAFARELVGPAGGLVALALYAFSPDVIAHGSLATLDVPASGFLLTSVWLLWRARRRPLLHLPLAGAALGAAVATKMSTLPAVPVLLLLAVASVWHARGLRTPAGTRPLGTSAEAQALGASAKARLLGLAAAGATGMALVALAVVWATYFAVDPQLRWTAPAHLPAVHGLRGLLVDRLPFPQPYRDGMRVQFGFENATWQGFLFGRLYHGGLWYYLPAALLVKTPLGMAALWLAGAVAMVSIPRLRPAAPYLLLPPALLLAAAMNGSRDLGVRYALFIPVFLSVAAAGVVAFRRRWAHIATAALVLFVAVSSLLAYPYYLPYSNEAFGGPSKTHLRLHDSNVDWGQDLGRLADRLDRRYPHEKVWLVYKGAGVPSYYGIDAADPREAPPGEVHGLLVVSDTSVAKADGRLAALLATSRPIDEVGHSITIYRR from the coding sequence ATGCCGACCTTCATAGCCAGCAGGCACGTGGACCGCGTGCCGGTGAGCAGCGCGGAGCCGCCGAGGCGATTCGAGTGGCTTCGGCGGCACCGGCGGTGGCTGTTCGTGGTTGCGGTGGTCGCGCTGCTCGCCGAGATGGCGGTCGCGATGGTCACGACGGCCGTGGAGCAGACGCCGACGATCGACGAACCCGTGTACGTGGGCACGGCGGTGGTCTACGTCCAGCAGCACAGCCTGCGCTACAACCCCGAGCATCCGCCGCTGGGCAAGCTGATCATCGCGAGCGGGCTGGTGTTCGCCCATCCGCATCTGGACGCCGGCTTCAAGGGTGATCAGACGGCGCTCGGCCGGCGGGTGCTGTACGAGTCGGGCAACGATCCCTGGCGGGTGATGTGGTGGGCACGGCTGCCGGTGATCGTGCTGACGCTGCTGTTCGGCCTGGTCGTCCTCGCGTTCGCCCGTGAACTCGTCGGCCCCGCGGGCGGGTTGGTGGCACTCGCCCTGTACGCGTTCTCGCCCGACGTCATCGCACACGGCTCGCTGGCCACGCTCGACGTGCCGGCGTCGGGTTTCCTGCTGACGTCGGTGTGGCTGCTGTGGCGGGCCCGGCGCCGACCGCTCCTCCATCTCCCGCTCGCCGGGGCCGCGCTCGGGGCGGCGGTGGCCACGAAGATGAGTACGCTGCCGGCCGTTCCGGTGCTGTTGCTCCTGGCGGTGGCGTCGGTCTGGCATGCGCGGGGCCTCCGCACGCCCGCGGGGACACGGCCCCTCGGCACGTCCGCGGAAGCACAGGCCCTCGGCGCATCCGCGAAGGCGCGGCTCCTCGGGCTCGCCGCGGCCGGCGCGACCGGTATGGCGCTGGTGGCGCTCGCCGTGGTGTGGGCCACCTACTTCGCCGTCGACCCCCAGCTGCGCTGGACGGCTCCCGCACACCTCCCGGCCGTCCATGGGCTGCGCGGGCTGCTCGTCGACCGGCTGCCCTTCCCGCAGCCGTACCGGGACGGGATGCGCGTCCAGTTCGGCTTCGAGAACGCGACGTGGCAGGGCTTTCTGTTCGGCCGGCTCTATCACGGTGGGCTCTGGTACTACCTGCCGGCCGCGCTGCTGGTGAAGACGCCGCTCGGCATGGCGGCGCTGTGGCTCGCCGGTGCCGTCGCGATGGTCTCCATACCCCGGCTGCGGCCCGCCGCCCCGTACCTCCTGCTCCCCCCGGCTCTGCTGCTGGCCGCGGCCATGAACGGCTCCCGCGATCTGGGGGTGCGCTACGCGCTGTTCATACCGGTGTTCCTCTCGGTCGCCGCTGCCGGTGTCGTCGCCTTCCGACGGCGGTGGGCGCACATCGCCACGGCGGCGCTGGTCCTGTTCGTCGCCGTGAGTTCGCTGCTCGCGTACCCGTACTACCTGCCGTACTCCAACGAGGCGTTCGGCGGCCCGTCGAAGACCCATCTGCGGCTGCACGACTCGAACGTCGACTGGGGCCAGGACCTGGGGCGGCTCGCCGACCGTCTGGACCGGCGTTACCCGCACGAGAAGGTCTGGCTCGTCTACAAGGGCGCCGGTGTGCCGTCGTACTACGGGATCGACGCGGCCGATCCCCGCGAGGCGCCACCGGGCGAGGTGCACGGGCTGCTCGTCGTGTCCGACACCTCGGTCGCCAAGGCCGACGGCCGGCTGGCGGCGCTGCTCGCCACCAGCCGGCCGATCGACGAGGTCGGCCACTCGATCACGATCTACCGTCGGTGA
- a CDS encoding ferredoxin, translated as MDISIDKDVCIGAGQCALAAPGVFTQDDDGFSEVLPGREDGGGDAMVREAARACPVGAITVSGT; from the coding sequence ATCGACATCTCCATCGACAAGGACGTCTGCATCGGCGCGGGCCAGTGTGCCCTCGCCGCCCCGGGCGTCTTCACCCAGGACGACGACGGATTCAGCGAGGTGCTGCCGGGCCGCGAGGACGGCGGCGGCGACGCGATGGTGCGGGAGGCGGCACGGGCCTGTCCGGTCGGCGCCATCACGGTGTCCGGGACCTGA